The following are encoded together in the Glycine soja cultivar W05 chromosome 5, ASM419377v2, whole genome shotgun sequence genome:
- the LOC114413261 gene encoding CBS domain-containing protein CBSCBSPB3-like, translating to MSGHITRRNSVPHKRPPSLSKKLENGSLSEPPSKASSPPPQEFDGGERTVKKLRLSKALTISEVTTVSEACRRMAARRVDAVLLTDSNVLLSGIMTDKDIATRVIAEGLRPEQTMVSKVMTRSPIFVTSDTLALEALQKMVQGKFRHLPVVENGEVIAILDITRCLYDAITRMEKAAEQGSAIAAAVEGVERHRGSNVSASALIEALRERMFKPSLSTLMGENTKVAIASPADPVYVAARKMRDLRVNSAVIVSLSGTKIQGILTSKDILMRVVAQNLSPELTLVEKVMTPNPDCASVDTTILDSLHMMHDGKFLHLPVVDKDGYVVACMDVLQITHAAISMVESSSGAVNDVANTIMQKFWDSAFNLEPPEDSDTHSEISGLMTSDGADTSKSAYQSVGFGNSFAFKFKDLSGRVHRFNCGTEHIDELVSTIMQRLDVNDVERPMILYEDDEGDKIVLATDSDLVSAVSYATSAGMKALKLHLDFGSSTKATTPKSCTATRQKTSALSMRSSIFASAIVITSIGMLVYLKRSKQ from the exons ATGAGTGGTCACATAACGAGAAGGAACAGTGTTCCACACAAACGCCCTCCCTCCTTGTCCAAGAAGCTCGAAAACGGAAGCCTTAGCGAACCTCCCAGCAAGGCTTCTTCTCCGCCACCTCAAGA gTTTGATGGGGGAGAAAGGACAGTTAAGAAGCTTCGGTTGTCGAAAGCCCTCACTATATCTGAGGTGACGACGGTTTCTGAAGCGTGCCGTAGAATGGCCGCTCGGCGTGTGGATGCTGTTTTGTTGACTGATTCAAATGTTTTGCTCTCTGGAATCATGACTGACAAG GACATTGCTACTAGAGTTATAGCGGAGGGTTTACGGCCCGAGCAGACAATGGTGTCAAAAGTAATGACTCGGAGTCCTATATTTGTGACATCTGATACGCTAGCCTTAGAAGCTCTTCAGAAGATGGTCCAAG GTAAATTCAGGCACCTCCCTGTTGTGGAAAATGGTGAAGTCATTGCCATACTGGATATTACCAGATGTCTTTATGATGCCATAACTAGGATGGAGAAGGCTGCTGAGCAGGGCAGTGCCATTGCTGCTGCAGTTGAAGGGGTGGAACGCCACCGTGGTAGCAATGTATCTG CTAGTGCTTTGATAGAAGCATTGAGGGAACGCATGTTCAAGCCTTCCCTGTCAACTCTAATGGGTGAAAATACAAA GGTTGCTATTGCATCACCTGCGGATCCTGTCTATGTAGCAGCAAGGAAGATGCGGGACTTGCGTGTTAATTCAGCTGTTATTGTGTCCTTGTCGGGAACCAAGATTCAGGGTATACTCAC TTCAAAGGACATACTAATGCGTGTTGTGGCTCAAAATCTTTCTCCTGAGTTGACTCTCGTGGAAAAG GTAATGACTCCAAACCCAGATTGTGCATCAGTAGATACAACGATACTGGATTCTCTGCATATGATGCATGATGGGAAATTCTTACATCTTCCTGTGGTAGACAAAG ATGGGTATGTAGTGGCTTGCATGGATGTTTTGCAGATAACTCATGCTGCAATCTCCATG GTTGAGAGTAGCTCTGGAGCTGTTAATGATGTGGCAAATACAATTATGCAAAAATTTTGGGACTCAGCTTTTAATCTAGAACCACCGGAAGATTCTGATACTCATAG TGAAATTTCTGGGCTAATGACATCAGATGGGGCTGATACATCGAAGTCTGCATATCAATCTGTAGGTTTTGGAAATTCATTTGCCTTCAAATTTAAAGATCTCAGTGGCCGTGTGCATCGATTCAACTGTG GTACTGAACATATAGATGAGCTAGTTTCTACAATCATGCAGAGACTTGATGTGAATGATGTGGAACGCCCTATGATTTTG TATGAGGATGATGAAGGTGATAAAATTGTTCTTGCAACTGATAGTGATCTTGTTTCTGCCGTCAGCTATGCTACATCTGCAGGAATGAAG GCTTTGAAGTTGCATTTGGATTTTGGGAGTTCAACGAAAGCAACAACTCCAAAATCTTGTACAGCCACTAGACAGAAAACTAGTGCTTTGTCTATGCGCTCTAGTATTTTTGCAAGTGCAATTGTTATAACAAGCATTGGCATGCTGGTTTACTTAAAGCGCTCCAAACAGTGA
- the LOC114413263 gene encoding uncharacterized protein At4g08330, chloroplastic-like, with protein MDIYLRIMNSSCSSCGYELNLNSSNRNTCSLIDSKSIKRGIISFFSVDESRFTQIQQLHWPSWIPFFNSKRQRTKLLCRSCGNHLGYAYTSPSQSWDGISDDSRIYDIKLTSLLPSFCEEPSQRLECISSTLVF; from the exons ATGGATATTTACCTACGGATTATGAATTCAag CTGTAGTTCGTGTGGTTATGAGCTGAACTTGAACTCCAGCAACCGCAACACTTGTTCTCTGATTGACTCGAAGTCCATAAAGAGAGGCatcatctccttcttctctgTGGATGAGAGCAGGTTCACTCAGATCCAACAACTTCACTGGCCTTCTTGGATACCCTTTTTCAACTCCAAGCGCCAAAGAACCAAGCTCCTTTGCCGCAGCTGTGGGAACCATCTTGGCTATGCTTACACTTCGCCCTCTCAATCCTGGGATGGCATCTCTGATGATTCCAGAATCTATGATATCAAACTAACCTCTTTGTTACCTTCCTTCTGTGAGGAACCAAGTCAAAGGTTAGAGTGCATCTCTTCAACTCTGGTGTTCTAA